The genomic region AACACAGGATGAGGATTTCTTTAGTCATTTTAAGCTGCCTGCACTTAATGACAATAAGAGCACAACAAGACGAAGATAGTACTTCTTCTAATTATTTTGATGGAAAACCTGGGCCAATCTACTCTCTTAGACTAGCACATGTTTTGTTCCGCCATGGGGACAGAAGTCCTATACATGCATATgcaaatgacatttataatgaGACGGACTGGCCTCAAGGGTTTGGCCAGCTCTCTATTACTGGAATGCAGCAAGAGTATGAGCTCGGAATGTTTTTACGTGATAGATACATGCATTGTTATGGAATAGAAGATTTGGGCATAGACTGTAATGGGTTCCTTAGTCCAACATACGAACGAAATGAGATGTATGTTAGAAGTACATCATTTGACAGAACTTTAATGAGTGTCTATAATGTCCTGTCCGCCTTGTATCCACCACAAGGATCTGACCTAGAGGAGGATAACCTTACCATGCCATACTTATTTAATGCTTGGCAGCCTATTCCTGTGCATACAGTGCCTATTGAAGAAGATCATCTATTATGCACAGACTCACTATGTCCCCTCTTCATTCAAGAGAAGGCCGCATTTGCTGTCAGCCCTGAATTagatgaaataaagaataaatataacaaattattcGAAACAGTTTCTCAATATTCAGGAGAGGAAAATAGTTTGAATGGCACTTCGCAGGTTATTGACCCGCTGTATTGTCAGAAAGTGAGCAATTACCCTCTTCCTGATTGGGTTACTGatgacatttttaatgaattgcTGGAACTTAAGGAGGCACACACAGAATTTTGGATACCCAAAGATATTGCATATCTTAGGGGAGGACCTcttgtaaaacaaatgat from Mya arenaria isolate MELC-2E11 chromosome 3, ASM2691426v1 harbors:
- the LOC128226433 gene encoding prostatic acid phosphatase-like, whose product is MRISLVILSCLHLMTIRAQQDEDSTSSNYFDGKPGPIYSLRLAHVLFRHGDRSPIHAYANDIYNETDWPQGFGQLSITGMQQEYELGMFLRDRYMHCYGIEDLGIDCNGFLSPTYERNEMYVRSTSFDRTLMSVYNVLSALYPPQGSDLEEDNLTMPYLFNAWQPIPVHTVPIEEDHLLCTDSLCPLFIQEKAAFAVSPELDEIKNKYNKLFETVSQYSGEENSLNGTSQVIDPLYCQKVSNYPLPDWVTDDIFNELLELKEAHTEFWIPKDIAYLRGGPLVKQMMEHMTKMQAFQDDSLQHLFIYSAHDSTVVSLLQTLDLFNNKVPHYTACVLVELFESDDGFFVQVSYRNETDSDPYILTIDGCDEMCPLDSFLRIYMSLQTLDIEKACAVNSSEQVHSSPVLPILNIILVMFILLAMILFVILILCIRNKSRNSVNYMPVPTEMTEIELR